The following proteins are co-located in the Leuconostoc mesenteroides subsp. mesenteroides ATCC 8293 genome:
- a CDS encoding transposase: protein MAMQTVTSWVKKAQIIGTDVNGQPVTRAQFNAMQKEVARLKEENEILKIAAVLLGEHRK, encoded by the coding sequence TTGGCTATGCAAACCGTCACTAGTTGGGTTAAAAAAGCCCAAATCATTGGGACTGATGTTAATGGACAGCCAGTGACTCGCGCCCAATTTAATGCAATGCAGAAAGAAGTCGCAAGACTCAAAGAAGAAAACGAAATTTTAAAAATTGCGGCCGTTTTGCTGGGCGAACATCGCAAGTAA
- a CDS encoding heavy metal translocating P-type ATPase, whose translation MQHNILKHKNKIMSISGLLIALGLIAHFIFANTTISNSAFIIASILGVTPISLQAYQAMKVKVVSIDILVTIAVIGALFIQNYEESAIVTFLFLFGSYLEQRTLNRTRSAIKELTEMAPETAFKQLTGGQFAEVDIDEVEEGDILLVKTGAKIPVDGQVTTGKGYVNEANITGESLPLKKEKDDEVFAGTIMDNGTIQIVADRVGEDSTFGKIIELVEEAQDSKSEAERFIDQFSRWYTPAVLTIGLLVWVLTKDTELAITVLVLGCPGALVIGVPVSNVAGIGNGAKNGILFKGSEVISHFANADTVLFDKTGTLTEGKPEVSEMIHYGNNQEEDLSLLFSVENESDHPLAVAIANKLAQYKLKPIENTQVVKGGGVIAHVDGHIVSVGNKALMKQESIPLSDDVLKKLNKLERTGNSIVLTAVDHKLIMLMGIRDKVRPGVKQDLQKLKSLGIKNLIVLSGDNQGTVNSVKKELGLTEAHGDMLPEDKQAFLKRRQDSGEIVVFIGDGVNDSPSLATAEVGIAMGNGTDVAIESSDIVLMNSNFNRLPHALGLAKGTYANMRQNILIAVGVVIILLVSLIFSEWMSMSIGMLVHEASILVVILNAMRLRGYQLR comes from the coding sequence ATGCAACATAATATTCTTAAACATAAAAATAAAATTATGAGTATCAGTGGCTTACTCATTGCTTTAGGACTAATCGCACACTTTATTTTTGCCAATACAACAATTTCTAATAGTGCTTTTATTATAGCTTCGATATTAGGCGTTACCCCCATTTCTTTACAGGCTTATCAGGCTATGAAAGTAAAAGTAGTAAGTATTGATATTTTAGTAACGATAGCGGTCATTGGTGCTCTCTTTATTCAAAATTATGAAGAATCAGCAATTGTTACTTTTTTATTTTTATTTGGATCATATTTAGAACAACGAACACTTAACCGAACACGATCAGCTATTAAAGAGTTGACGGAAATGGCTCCAGAAACTGCTTTTAAGCAATTGACAGGGGGACAATTTGCAGAAGTAGATATTGATGAAGTAGAAGAAGGGGATATTCTCCTAGTAAAGACTGGTGCCAAGATTCCCGTAGATGGTCAAGTAACTACTGGAAAAGGATATGTAAATGAGGCTAATATCACAGGTGAATCTTTACCTTTAAAGAAAGAAAAAGACGATGAAGTATTTGCCGGTACTATTATGGACAATGGTACTATTCAAATAGTGGCTGATAGAGTAGGGGAAGATTCTACATTTGGAAAAATTATTGAGTTGGTAGAAGAAGCACAGGATTCTAAATCAGAAGCAGAACGATTCATTGACCAGTTTTCTCGCTGGTATACACCTGCAGTACTTACAATTGGGCTGTTGGTTTGGGTATTAACCAAAGATACAGAACTTGCGATTACTGTATTAGTACTTGGGTGCCCAGGGGCCTTGGTAATTGGTGTACCTGTTTCAAATGTTGCGGGTATAGGAAATGGTGCAAAAAATGGTATTTTATTTAAGGGTTCTGAAGTGATTAGTCATTTTGCCAATGCAGATACAGTGTTATTCGATAAAACAGGTACCTTAACTGAAGGAAAGCCTGAAGTGAGCGAGATGATTCACTACGGGAATAATCAGGAGGAGGATTTATCGCTATTGTTTTCAGTTGAAAATGAGTCTGATCATCCATTAGCCGTTGCTATTGCAAATAAATTAGCACAATATAAATTAAAACCTATAGAAAATACACAGGTTGTAAAAGGTGGGGGCGTAATTGCTCACGTAGATGGGCACATTGTTTCAGTAGGGAATAAAGCCTTAATGAAACAAGAAAGTATACCGCTATCTGATGATGTTCTTAAAAAATTGAATAAATTAGAAAGAACCGGTAATTCAATTGTATTAACGGCAGTTGATCATAAGTTAATCATGTTAATGGGTATCCGCGACAAAGTTCGACCAGGTGTTAAGCAGGACTTACAAAAATTAAAATCACTTGGTATTAAAAATCTCATTGTATTATCAGGTGATAATCAAGGTACAGTTAATTCAGTTAAAAAGGAACTAGGTTTAACCGAAGCCCATGGTGATATGCTACCAGAGGACAAGCAAGCATTTCTAAAAAGACGACAGGACTCAGGTGAAATAGTTGTTTTTATCGGTGACGGCGTTAATGACAGTCCCTCTCTGGCTACTGCAGAGGTAGGTATAGCTATGGGGAATGGAACAGATGTCGCAATTGAAAGTTCAGATATTGTTTTAATGAATTCTAACTTTAACCGCCTTCCTCATGCCTTAGGCCTAGCAAAAGGAACATATGCGAATATGCGACAAAATATTCTAATTGCTGTTGGAGTCGTAATAATACTATTGGTTAGTTTAATATTTAGTGAATGGATGTCTATGTCAATTGGGATGTTGGTTCATGAGGCCAGTATTTTAGTAGTTATTTTAAATGCAATGAGATTAAGAGGTTATCAATTAAGATAA
- a CDS encoding heavy-metal-associated domain-containing protein — MTKATLKLETLTCPSCLQKIEHGLKQTAGVKKDSVKVLFNASKVKVDFDENQVNLNTIEKAIEDLGYPVISSKVKEGA, encoded by the coding sequence ATGACTAAAGCAACATTAAAATTAGAAACATTAACTTGTCCATCATGTTTACAAAAAATCGAACATGGTTTAAAACAGACTGCTGGTGTAAAAAAAGATTCTGTAAAAGTACTTTTCAATGCGAGTAAGGTAAAAGTGGATTTTGATGAAAATCAGGTCAATTTGAATACAATTGAAAAAGCAATTGAAGACTTAGGATACCCAGTAATTAGTTCAAAAGTAAAGGAAGGTGCATAA
- a CDS encoding Dps family protein, translated as MTTINERQEKLAAEQAYKEHIHHTKINSAAVTDHILANIHTLHVKLHQYHWYVKGKNFYALHNVFENLYNENEAWFDKIAERLLASGFKPASTTTEFQEFTTISEDSSEKYYTADEMVLQIVEDFRSNREFTIRAIRLAQEEGNDALEDSLISYKAYLDVNIWQLQAFINKDALEDDDYIDND; from the coding sequence ATGACAACGATAAATGAAAGGCAAGAAAAATTAGCTGCCGAACAAGCATATAAAGAACACATTCATCATACTAAGATTAATTCTGCAGCTGTTACAGATCATATACTTGCTAATATTCATACATTACATGTAAAATTACATCAATATCATTGGTATGTAAAAGGCAAAAATTTCTATGCATTGCATAATGTTTTTGAAAATTTATATAACGAGAATGAGGCATGGTTTGATAAAATTGCAGAACGTTTACTAGCTTCAGGATTTAAGCCAGCATCAACAACTACTGAATTTCAAGAATTTACAACGATTTCTGAAGATTCTTCGGAAAAATATTACACTGCTGATGAGATGGTCCTACAGATAGTAGAAGATTTTAGATCTAATCGTGAATTTACTATTCGTGCAATTCGCTTAGCACAAGAAGAAGGAAATGATGCTTTGGAAGATTCACTAATTAGTTATAAAGCTTATTTAGACGTAAATATTTGGCAACTTCAAGCATTTATTAATAAGGATGCCTTAGAAGACGATGACTATATAGATAACGATTAA
- a CDS encoding Crp/Fnr family transcriptional regulator, producing MANHNHHSHVDCIRLVPIFNHLNDEQMRLIAQSANEVQYVKNELLFRFGDKDDTLYIINNGRVRIYSLSESGREQTIRILHPGDFMGEVAILQTESYHSNYAEAISETSICRIHKKNLDQYLDLYPEIMRRILSDITKRLQLSEKQTVQVSTEPVEARIIDFLSENVEDEKNHTYVTLPMSKKDLATYLGTTPETISRKFSSLEERGLIKRHTQKCVEIFDLDELLFVSS from the coding sequence ATGGCAAACCATAATCATCATAGTCATGTAGATTGTATACGTTTAGTGCCGATTTTCAATCATCTCAATGATGAACAAATGCGTCTAATTGCTCAATCAGCGAATGAAGTACAATACGTAAAGAATGAGCTATTATTTAGGTTTGGTGATAAAGATGACACATTATATATCATAAACAATGGACGTGTACGTATTTATAGCCTAAGTGAGTCTGGTCGTGAGCAAACTATACGCATCCTACATCCTGGTGATTTTATGGGGGAAGTTGCTATTTTACAGACTGAAAGTTATCATTCGAATTATGCTGAAGCAATATCGGAAACAAGTATTTGTAGGATTCATAAAAAGAATTTAGATCAATATTTAGATCTCTATCCAGAAATCATGCGACGAATATTATCGGATATTACAAAACGGCTACAGTTATCAGAAAAACAAACTGTGCAAGTCAGTACTGAACCTGTTGAAGCTCGAATTATTGATTTTCTATCAGAAAATGTTGAAGATGAAAAAAACCATACTTATGTGACTTTACCCATGTCAAAAAAAGATTTGGCTACTTACCTGGGGACAACTCCAGAAACAATAAGCCGTAAGTTCTCATCATTGGAAGAGAGAGGTCTAATTAAACGGCATACCCAAAAATGTGTTGAGATATTTGATTTAGATGAATTATTATTTGTATCAAGTTAA
- a CDS encoding transposase — MVTNLSIPQKDIVRVYRKRAAIEDIIRELKGGFAFGKTDSSSFFANKARMWISVIVSNLMRLMKSIALDDQQQSWTINTFRDRLLKIGGRVSLSTPAR, encoded by the coding sequence ATCGTCACTAACCTAAGTATTCCACAAAAAGACATCGTCCGTGTTTACCGCAAGCGTGCGGCGATTGAAGATATTATTCGCGAGCTTAAAGGTGGATTTGCCTTTGGCAAAACTGATAGCAGTTCATTTTTCGCCAACAAAGCGCGCATGTGGATCTCAGTAATTGTATCAAACTTGATGCGGTTGATGAAGAGTATTGCGTTGGACGACCAGCAACAATCGTGGACAATCAATACCTTTCGAGACCGTTTGTTAAAAATCGGTGGACGTGTGTCACTAAGCACGCCCGCAAGGTGA
- a CDS encoding VIT1/CCC1 transporter family protein produces the protein MKKHVSAIVYGGLDGIITTFAVVAGSVGGNVSNIVIIILGFSNLLADGFSMGAGAYLSATSDNNQSKSKALAAGIATFISFNVFGLIPLGAYLITNALIHDKDIAFPIAFVIVGVSLALLGWVKANLSEQKVRTEILRTLSVGYVAAIVAYGVGILLNYYL, from the coding sequence ATGAAAAAACACGTTTCAGCCATCGTCTACGGTGGCTTAGATGGCATTATCACGACGTTCGCAGTCGTTGCTGGATCGGTCGGTGGTAACGTTTCAAACATCGTTATCATCATTTTGGGATTCTCAAACTTATTAGCCGATGGCTTTTCAATGGGGGCCGGTGCCTACCTGTCAGCAACATCGGATAACAATCAATCAAAAAGTAAAGCATTGGCAGCTGGTATCGCGACATTCATTTCGTTTAACGTCTTCGGTTTAATTCCACTAGGTGCCTACTTAATTACAAATGCGCTCATTCACGACAAAGACATCGCCTTTCCAATCGCCTTTGTCATCGTCGGTGTCTCTTTGGCGTTGCTAGGCTGGGTGAAGGCCAACCTGTCAGAGCAGAAAGTAAGAACAGAAATTCTACGCACACTTTCTGTCGGGTACGTCGCTGCAATTGTTGCTTATGGCGTTGGTATCTTACTGAATTATTATTTGTAG
- a CDS encoding site-specific integrase, protein MQQIVLPIKDSNVLKMVQDTLLDSFRAGRRNYTIFQVGKATLLRVSDVMTLKKSDVYNPDGSVKHTAFIHDKKTGKANTLYLKPVQQDLLQYHDWLVQQNINSDWLFPSTAHPDRHITEKQFYKVMSRVGDLLGINYLGTHTMRKTGAYRVYTQSNYNIGLVMHLLNHSSEAMTLTYLGLDQASRETMLDQIDFG, encoded by the coding sequence ATGCAACAAATCGTACTCCCAATCAAAGACTCTAACGTCTTAAAAATGGTGCAAGACACCTTACTAGATAGTTTTCGGGCAGGTCGCCGTAACTACACCATCTTTCAAGTTGGCAAAGCCACCCTGCTGCGGGTGAGTGATGTGATGACGTTAAAGAAATCCGATGTCTATAATCCAGATGGCTCTGTTAAACACACGGCCTTTATTCATGATAAAAAGACCGGTAAAGCAAATACACTATATTTAAAGCCCGTGCAACAAGACTTGTTGCAATATCATGATTGGCTAGTCCAACAGAATATCAATTCGGACTGGTTATTTCCTTCAACGGCCCATCCAGACCGGCATATCACTGAGAAGCAGTTTTATAAGGTCATGTCACGTGTTGGTGATCTATTAGGTATCAACTATCTAGGCACACACACCATGCGTAAAACAGGCGCTTACCGCGTCTATACACAGTCAAACTACAATATTGGTTTAGTCATGCACTTACTGAATCATTCAAGTGAGGCTATGACGCTTACTTATCTTGGCCTGGATCAAGCAAGTCGCGAAACAATGTTAGATCAAATTGATTTTGGGTAA
- a CDS encoding ABC transporter permease produces the protein MNLAVNNTSLFLAAMLVLVALGISLWQKLGLDRDIVIGVVRAVVQLFIVGYLLKYIFRVNNLWLTLAMIGFIIFNAAWNAKKRGPGIDHALAISLLAIFVSTGVTLGVLVLSGAIKFVPSQMIPISGMIASNSMVAIGLAYRSLNSQFHDQRQGVLERLALGAGLLDASIAIVREAIRTGMSPTIDSAKTVGLVSLPGMMSGLIFAGVDPVRAIRYQIMVTFMLLSATSLGSIIACYLAYRNFYNEQKQLK, from the coding sequence ATGAATTTAGCAGTTAATAATACGTCGCTATTTTTGGCGGCAATGTTAGTGCTCGTCGCGTTAGGAATTAGTTTGTGGCAGAAACTTGGCTTGGATAGGGACATCGTCATTGGTGTCGTGCGGGCTGTTGTACAACTATTTATCGTGGGTTACTTGCTAAAGTATATTTTCCGAGTCAACAATTTGTGGCTAACGCTGGCGATGATAGGCTTCATTATCTTCAATGCGGCTTGGAATGCGAAAAAACGGGGGCCGGGGATTGACCATGCATTAGCCATTTCGTTATTAGCCATTTTTGTTAGTACGGGGGTAACACTCGGCGTCCTCGTGCTATCTGGTGCGATTAAGTTTGTGCCATCGCAAATGATTCCCATTTCTGGTATGATTGCGTCGAATTCAATGGTCGCAATTGGGCTGGCTTATCGCAGCCTCAATAGTCAGTTTCATGACCAGCGGCAAGGTGTGCTTGAACGGTTGGCGTTAGGGGCTGGTCTACTTGATGCTTCGATTGCCATCGTGCGTGAGGCGATTCGTACGGGGATGTCACCAACCATTGATTCGGCAAAGACTGTGGGTCTAGTCAGTCTGCCAGGGATGATGTCCGGTTTGATCTTTGCAGGGGTCGATCCAGTACGGGCCATTAGGTATCAAATTATGGTCACGTTCATGCTCTTATCAGCGACTAGTTTGGGGTCAATCATTGCGTGCTATTTAGCTTACCGTAATTTCTATAATGAACAAAAACAGTTGAAGTAA
- a CDS encoding ABC transporter ATP-binding protein, translating to MNSLISLEKVNYQIADQHILHDVDWQIPAGAHITLTGPSGGGKSTLLRIIAAMISKTSGTLIFDGQPLESYDPIMYRRQVSYCFQQPTLFGETVADNLAFPYQIRKQVMDTQRVVTALNNVGLSERTLHQPIIELSGGERQRVALIRNILFLPKVLLLDEVTAGLDENNKQIVHAWLRQLNEQDHVTTIMITHDATEIAAADQLAKVVAGRLEVHA from the coding sequence ATGAATTCATTGATTAGTTTAGAAAAAGTTAATTATCAAATCGCTGATCAACATATTTTACATGATGTTGATTGGCAGATTCCAGCTGGGGCTCATATTACATTGACGGGACCATCCGGTGGTGGGAAAAGTACGTTATTACGGATCATTGCGGCCATGATTTCTAAAACAAGTGGGACCTTGATTTTTGATGGGCAGCCGCTTGAAAGTTACGACCCAATCATGTATCGGCGGCAAGTCTCATATTGTTTCCAACAACCGACGTTATTTGGTGAGACGGTGGCAGATAACTTAGCTTTCCCGTACCAAATTCGTAAGCAAGTCATGGATACGCAACGAGTGGTAACGGCGTTAAATAATGTTGGGCTGTCCGAACGAACCCTGCATCAGCCGATTATCGAGCTTTCCGGTGGTGAACGGCAGCGGGTCGCGCTGATTCGCAACATCTTATTCTTACCAAAAGTGTTGTTATTAGATGAGGTGACAGCTGGTTTGGATGAAAATAATAAGCAAATCGTGCACGCCTGGTTACGACAGTTAAATGAGCAGGATCACGTGACAACGATCATGATTACTCATGACGCGACAGAGATTGCTGCGGCAGATCAATTAGCGAAAGTGGTTGCTGGCAGATTGGAGGTACACGCATGA
- the arsC gene encoding arsenate reductase (thioredoxin), with translation MKKIYFLCTGNSCRSQMAEGYAKKILPANEFQIESAGIETHGLNLNAVKVMAEDGVDISSHYSKLIDLNYLNTSDLVITLCGDAKDKCPMLPPQTKSLHWPLSDPAQATGTLEEQLQEFRKVRDEIKKLVTSLNNYVH, from the coding sequence ATGAAAAAAATTTATTTTTTATGTACAGGAAATTCTTGTCGCAGTCAAATGGCTGAAGGATATGCAAAAAAAATATTGCCGGCAAATGAGTTTCAAATCGAGAGTGCAGGGATTGAAACTCATGGGTTAAATCTAAATGCTGTTAAAGTTATGGCTGAAGATGGAGTAGATATTAGTAGCCACTACTCTAAATTAATTGATCTAAATTATTTGAACACTTCAGATTTAGTTATTACTTTATGTGGTGATGCCAAGGATAAATGTCCTATGCTTCCCCCTCAAACCAAGAGTTTACACTGGCCTTTATCTGACCCAGCGCAAGCCACAGGAACTTTAGAAGAACAACTACAAGAATTCCGTAAGGTTCGTGACGAAATTAAAAAATTAGTTACAAGTTTGAATAACTACGTTCATTAA
- a CDS encoding DUF3800 domain-containing protein codes for MDYTEFYKHVKNELKVTGTDNQFHLYYDETNNFRSFKVDDKGFNADEHAYFILGGIGIKTDSHDIVEGVDSLFSKFGMQANAQEIKFKHIKNGANNFIELMDKKRVKVFLNWLYENDNVFIHYNYVDNFYFSIVDSLPNSMLLGIEFNRDLKDCLYQIMKTDKEYFTNLFVLLGYPNVNNPKLLINKIIEKINEITPYGDDFCLEYLRQILKSAIRSKLPLLENNVEGELIDNYSDLYAQSIYSFPNSHHKFDHEYNIEPFLANNPIYVNDKLVDYIFDDSKHSRLLQLSDLTVGILRHWMSFLEKNSESKISDILNSLSSNQETNIRKLQQVMNNSLSESQGFKIGSGSNTFENKVSDFLTYKF; via the coding sequence ATGGATTACACTGAATTCTACAAACATGTTAAAAACGAATTGAAAGTTACCGGAACAGATAACCAGTTTCATCTGTATTATGATGAAACAAATAACTTTAGATCTTTTAAAGTAGACGATAAAGGTTTTAATGCTGACGAACATGCCTATTTCATACTTGGAGGAATTGGCATAAAAACCGACTCGCATGACATTGTTGAAGGTGTTGATAGCCTCTTCTCAAAATTTGGTATGCAAGCAAATGCTCAAGAAATAAAGTTTAAGCATATCAAGAATGGTGCCAATAATTTTATTGAGTTAATGGATAAAAAAAGAGTAAAAGTTTTTTTGAATTGGCTTTATGAAAATGACAATGTTTTTATCCACTATAATTATGTAGATAATTTTTATTTCTCTATTGTTGACTCTTTACCCAATTCAATGCTTCTCGGCATAGAATTTAATCGTGACCTAAAAGATTGTTTGTATCAAATTATGAAAACTGATAAAGAATATTTTACAAACCTTTTCGTTTTATTAGGCTATCCAAATGTTAACAACCCTAAATTACTAATAAATAAAATTATAGAAAAGATAAATGAAATTACCCCATACGGAGATGATTTTTGTTTAGAGTATTTACGACAGATCTTAAAATCAGCAATTAGGTCCAAACTTCCTCTTTTAGAAAATAATGTCGAGGGTGAATTGATAGATAACTACTCTGATCTATACGCACAGAGTATTTATTCTTTTCCAAATTCTCATCACAAATTTGATCATGAATATAATATTGAGCCATTTTTAGCGAATAACCCTATTTATGTAAATGACAAACTAGTAGACTATATTTTTGATGATTCTAAACATTCTCGATTATTACAATTATCTGATTTAACAGTTGGCATTTTAAGACATTGGATGAGTTTCCTTGAAAAAAATTCGGAATCGAAAATTTCAGATATTTTAAACAGTTTATCTAGCAATCAAGAAACAAACATTCGAAAATTACAACAAGTTATGAACAATTCACTATCTGAAAGTCAGGGTTTCAAAATTGGTTCTGGGAGTAATACGTTTGAAAATAAAGTTTCCGATTTCTTAACTTATAAATTTTAA
- a CDS encoding putative holin-like toxin: MFGTFIVTLLALVVELIKNQQKK; this comes from the coding sequence ATGTTTGGTACTTTCATAGTTACCTTACTAGCATTAGTTGTTGAGTTGATTAAAAACCAACAAAAAAAATAA
- a CDS encoding helix-turn-helix transcriptional regulator, whose amino-acid sequence MTFSKSLKELRLLHELSQTQLARKLNVSPKTISNWENERNLPDIELIIKISKVLDVTLDELITGNIQLENKLIKDSHKVFRDNVMSIVVSLYSMLTGMLAMVWFLNIQTPLRTIVFSTWLFVGFIFGYMIEPTDNKNPFDSISPIIRYSFIALFIVLGLSIIIGSSWLIVNYPQKIIYFVTMIVGVVIIIMTKPIWPTKNRNAE is encoded by the coding sequence ATGACCTTTTCAAAGAGTTTAAAAGAATTACGTTTGCTACATGAGTTATCACAGACACAATTAGCTAGAAAATTAAATGTTTCCCCTAAAACTATTTCAAACTGGGAAAATGAAAGAAATTTACCGGATATTGAATTGATTATTAAAATATCTAAAGTCTTAGACGTAACACTGGATGAACTAATTACTGGTAATATTCAGTTAGAGAATAAACTAATCAAAGATAGTCATAAAGTTTTTCGTGATAATGTAATGTCTATCGTGGTGAGTTTATATTCGATGTTAACCGGTATGTTAGCAATGGTGTGGTTTTTAAATATTCAAACCCCACTTCGTACCATTGTTTTTTCAACTTGGTTATTTGTTGGCTTCATTTTTGGATATATGATAGAGCCTACTGATAATAAAAATCCTTTTGATTCTATATCGCCAATAATTCGATATAGCTTCATAGCACTGTTCATTGTTTTAGGCTTATCAATAATAATTGGCTCTTCTTGGTTGATCGTAAACTATCCACAAAAAATTATTTACTTCGTTACTATGATAGTTGGAGTTGTCATAATAATTATGACTAAACCCATTTGGCCCACAAAAAATAGAAATGCTGAATAA
- a CDS encoding putative holin-like toxin codes for MRLMFQFGILLIALLAYLDKKK; via the coding sequence ATCAGGTTGATGTTCCAATTTGGAATATTATTAATTGCCCTGTTGGCATATCTAGACAAAAAAAAATAA
- a CDS encoding IS3 family transposase has translation MEAFHSILKREEVYLKAYETLTQVQAAIGWYINFYNRNRISNVA, from the coding sequence ATGGAAGCATTTCATTCAATATTGAAACGTGAAGAGGTGTATTTGAAGGCATACGAAACATTAACGCAAGTCCAAGCAGCCATTGGTTGGTATATCAATTTTTATAATCGCAATCGTATCTCAAATGTTGCCTAA
- a CDS encoding DDE-type integrase/transposase/recombinase, whose amino-acid sequence MGLPLVNQFLAQGYALVRILSALKIKPSTYYNWRHWQPSRQEKRRESLKPYILDVWKTFKFYGYRRIAAYSQQTDGPKVSGYMTLKLMRELGIKSRMQKRYRKPKTVVTVDQKPNLIRHLHDLSGVWQTDITYIQLTNHRWVYLATVLDPEKRKVLGYKIGDTMTAELATSALQMALDKHRKPLIIHSDMGSHTRVLNLILNVKIMA is encoded by the coding sequence GTGGGATTGCCGCTCGTTAACCAATTTTTAGCACAAGGCTACGCGCTTGTGCGTATTTTAAGTGCACTTAAAATCAAACCTAGTACCTATTACAACTGGCGCCATTGGCAGCCCAGTCGACAAGAAAAGCGTAGAGAATCTCTAAAACCTTATATTTTAGACGTTTGGAAAACCTTTAAATTTTATGGTTATCGCCGTATTGCTGCTTATAGTCAACAAACCGACGGTCCGAAAGTATCTGGGTATATGACACTCAAATTGATGCGTGAATTAGGGATTAAATCCCGCATGCAAAAACGTTATCGCAAGCCAAAAACTGTGGTGACTGTTGATCAAAAGCCCAATTTGATTAGACACTTGCATGATTTGAGCGGTGTTTGGCAAACAGATATCACTTATATTCAGTTGACTAATCACAGATGGGTCTATTTAGCGACCGTTTTGGATCCTGAGAAGAGAAAAGTATTGGGCTATAAAATTGGCGATACAATGACAGCCGAGCTAGCCACAAGTGCCTTACAGATGGCTTTAGATAAGCATCGAAAGCCATTAATTATTCATTCAGATATGGGGTCACATACACGAGTGCTGAATTTAATATTAAATGTCAAAATTATGGCTTGA
- a CDS encoding transposase, translated as MSIRYSQDFKDSLVKLHQEGRSLKSLAEEFGPSKDSIAIWLKQATPIMIKGQSKTLKDVKQLEKRLAILEEENEILSHIA; from the coding sequence ATGTCAATTCGTTATTCACAAGATTTCAAAGATTCATTGGTTAAACTTCACCAAGAAGGCCGTTCACTTAAATCATTAGCAGAAGAATTTGGTCCGTCGAAAGATTCTATTGCTATTTGGCTTAAACAAGCTACCCCAATCATGATCAAGGGTCAGTCAAAGACTTTAAAAGACGTCAAGCAACTAGAGAAGCGCCTCGCTATTTTGGAGGAAGAAAACGAAATTTTATCACACATAGCCTGA